The Plasmodium yoelii strain 17X genome assembly, chromosome: 14 DNA segment ttccttatttttaaacttaataataacattcactcatatataatacataccCATTTTTCTTGAAAGATAAACGAAACAGACGAAATACTTATCGAATATTTCTATGCAAAGAGGTTGCATAAAAATAGcttagtaaaaataaaatttccaGAATACTATGAAATGGCTGGAGCACTTTTATCTGATGCCACTGCAGCGTGTGTAGGAAGTTTAACACATCTTTATTTCGAGCTAGGGAATGAATTATGTGAaatgttaatataaataaaatgaataaataaatgaactaAATATAGTAACATGCAAATAGTTGTACAATCCATATATCAAATATAGCTATTccgaatatttttttccagtatataaaagtttaagtgaatttcaatattattatttatgctTTATGTGACATTGTGCTACACAATAACTATAATTCaatgaagaaaaatatggaaaatatttttataaatttaaatattgcaggttctttaaaaaatatatatttttttcatcccctatattatattttttatattaggtTGCCCGAAAATGAATGGCCagttgaaaaattaaaagagtTATTGTTATTTGCTGAGATAAGAAGAAGAACACACTTAATCAAACATAGTGACCAAGTCGATCAAACGTATTTAGAAGGAATGACCTTGATGGAGCGAAAAAGTATTTAATACACACTACATATATGTGTGCATGTTATATTCGACAAAACCTgtcttaatttattttcctaTGTAATTTCaacataaattatttttgttgtaatattttttccttaaCTTTTCAGTGTTTAACTCATTTTTTAAGGGGTCTGATATGGATAAAGATAATGCAAAATCCAATAGAAAAATCTTTAACTTTTTTGAATATgatttgtaattttttttccgtAAATAATTACTAAAATTAATGCATTtacgaaataaaaatttaaacacattaaattatttattatatatataaattcgtttaatatttatttcattactttttattattatatccaCAGCTTAAAttacaatattatttttaattattattaaacttaaaaaatacttttaaaatgttttaaaaccatgtatatatttcttttcaattaaacaaaaaaatcattaaaGCATGTAAAACATTTTTCAGTTTATATCTTTTCCTAGTATCATGTAAAATGTTTTAACTAcaacaaataaatttatattgaaaaaaattaataacatttttataataattaaatggATTTTTAAATCATTGACATATATATGAACTTAAATACTTGTGGacaaaaatgtttatatgcacatattttctagaaatataaatatctCAATTCTTAAGCATCCGAGTGTCATCTTGCTTAATGTGAAATTCTACAGGCAACCCATAATGAACGTAAAAATCTTCGTcgttttctattttttcaaGAAGCAGCTCTATcaagttaaaaaatatatatataatatgcatatatataactcATGTGCACGGTTAACAAAATTTGCATccttaaatattaatatgtcATATAGAATGGTACCGAAATACGAACAAACGAAAATATTCACTATATACGTATATccatatattgttatttattcataaatCATTACCTTGGTCGTTGCATGTATATAATAGACACACAAAAAGCATATGAATGGATGTCCCGTTTACTTCGGATTCagttaattttgtttttgtcTAAAACCAAATAACGCATAAACAATTGCatataaatgtatttttattttagtgAATCAAATTCATTACATATACATTAAAATGTCATACTAAcaaacaataaatataattaccTTATTAATGATGTTTTTGAAGGTGGTAGTTTTTTCTCCTTCATAAGGAACAATTTGCTATAAGAAGTGAAAaccaaaaatatataatatatttttcataaaaaaatgtatatgaaAGAAATGAATTGTGTACAATTTGAAAACAAATGGTGATATTTAGTTCTCTTTAAATTATACCTTGCTAGAATCACTATTTTTCTTGTTTTCCTCGTTCTCATTTTCAGCGTTTTCCTCATTTTCGTCAGGCTTGACAATGTTGAAAagtattttctttatttttgaaaCGTCAACGAATTTTGGCAAATTATCAGGAGCTACTACACTTCCTAATGAATTCGCATGACCAATGCTTTGATGTAGTTGAAAGATAGAAGTGTTATCATTTTTACTTCCAAATTTTGTTATAtcgtttttattttcattttgccAAATATCCTCAAAGTTCATGTTGTAAAATTTATCTATAGAATCATTCAATCCTTCATGCATTTGATAATCCTGTCCATCATCCATATTATCCATAAACATATTTTCAGTTTGTCTACGTTcgaaattattaatttgatCCAAATCATTTCCTATGTAATCGTTATTAATTTCGTTTAGTATtacatttgttttaatatcaGTGTTAAAGTTTTGCGATTCTATAAATGGGGATCTCGCAAATTTCATTATTCTATCTATAACTGTATTTACACAATTAATACAATTATCTTTCgtttcaaatatatatgatgttTGATCAATAGCAAAAAGCGaattagaaatatattttttcttttctttattCCATAAATCATAAACAGACAATTCTACATCATTTACCTCAATATATagattttcaaaattaatatcAGTTATATCAAAAgatgtttttaattttttattagcaAGTGCATTGAGTGGCCCTTGCTTATTTTTAAAAGCAGCTTTTGCCATACTCATTAAGTTTGAAAAATTTCCATTAATCATTAATTTACTaggattataataatgatagtTAAATTTGCTGTTAACATCAATTGCATTTAACCTACTTTCAAAAGATATAGCTTGACGATTCCATAATGTATCATCATCTGGAATAATTGATAACATATGTTTAGGTTTTGATGGTGAGCCTTTATCTTGATTTTTAAATAGCATATTTTGGCtggaaaaattaaaatttccaGTAAAAGAATTTATAAGACTAAAATCCTTATTTTCACTTTTCATAAGTTCAGGTAATGGAATATTACCACCTAGTATGTTACTATTGTGGTGTAATGATAACATATTTTGAgataaattcaaattattatttaatgaatCATTTAAATTCATATTGTCAAAAGCCATCGATTCTTGCATTACATTTTCTATGTTTAAATCATCAATATTACAATcatcaaaatttaaattattattaaaagaacTTTCTAATATCTTATTATTATCTCCATAATTTCCATTATCATTCATATTTTCATTGTTACAATcgtcattattattaccatCCATGTCACCTAATAAATTATCCATGGACATGTTTTCATCTAAATTTagttcgtttttttttttagagaATTTATCCAATCCTGTATCATCATcttcattataattatcaatATCTTCATCATCTAATGTTTTAGAATCACTTCTTTTCAATTTAAggttttttatttcttctttaAAATAATCTAACTCTggacatatatttaaattgttaAACTCTTCAATTTCATTCCCACAAAACATTTCTCGAAGTATATCAGAATTTGTGTATAGTTTACTTTTATATTCTCTTGCCATTATCTTATCATTGTCATTGAAAGTTACATACTCGCCTACTTTGACAGGcgattcatttttttgaagCATATCATTCAGTTCATCGTTTGATCccaaatttttttcattcctTCTTTCGATATTTTGTTTCCCCAATTTTTCTTcaaatttcattttcttcttgtATTCACACGTGTCTATGTCACCATCAAATTGTATGGATAAGTCATTGTTTAAAGTCAAATTAGGTAGCAAATAACTAATACCTGCTGAATGGTCATATGTAATATttagttttaaaaaaaatgtatcaaCTGATATATTTGATACAGATACTGATTCTATAGTTATATCTGATGGTTTAGCTAATGTTGAAGATTCTTGAAAAAATTCcaatttcctttttttcatttttttatttgtaatttcatttacatgttttttttcatcaataACATCGTCATTTGTGTCACTTTTTTTTGCTATATTCATATttgatataaaattatatgtcTGATCATAAATTGCCTCGACCCTATAACCATAAACTTTTGTTGCTCCTTCAATAGCTTTAGATGCCCTTGTAAAAGATAAATTGAAATCCCCTGTTTCTAGCAGTTCATCATTTAAttcttcatttatttcttcatcatTTAAATTTACTAAATCTTCTAAATGGTCTATAATTCGTATGTCAAAAGCATTCCTAGTGCATATCTTATTATGAGATAATGCTGCCAtgcaatttttaaaaacatcatttatttctttaactttatttttttcagatttatttaaatcttcatctttattatttaaaaa contains these protein-coding regions:
- a CDS encoding condensin complex subunit 2, putative produces the protein MKKLGVSNKANANFTQIKGPDPIFKNPIEFNKNLRRLSFLNNKDEDLNKSEKNKVKEINDVFKNCMAALSHNKICTRNAFDIRIIDHLEDLVNLNDEEINEELNDELLETGDFNLSFTRASKAIEGATKVYGYRVEAIYDQTYNFISNMNIAKKSDTNDDVIDEKKHVNEITNKKMKKRKLEFFQESSTLAKPSDITIESVSVSNISVDTFFLKLNITYDHSAGISYLLPNLTLNNDLSIQFDGDIDTCEYKKKMKFEEKLGKQNIERRNEKNLGSNDELNDMLQKNESPVKVGEYVTFNDNDKIMAREYKSKLYTNSDILREMFCGNEIEEFNNLNICPELDYFKEEIKNLKLKRSDSKTLDDEDIDNYNEDDDTGLDKFSKKKNELNLDENMSMDNLLGDMDGNNNDDCNNENMNDNGNYGDNNKILESSFNNNLNFDDCNIDDLNIENVMQESMAFDNMNLNDSLNNNLNLSQNMLSLHHNSNILGGNIPLPELMKSENKDFSLINSFTGNFNFSSQNMLFKNQDKGSPSKPKHMLSIIPDDDTLWNRQAISFESRLNAIDVNSKFNYHYYNPSKLMINGNFSNLMSMAKAAFKNKQGPLNALANKKLKTSFDITDINFENLYIEVNDVELSVYDLWNKEKKKYISNSLFAIDQTSYIFETKDNCINCVNTVIDRIMKFARSPFIESQNFNTDIKTNVILNEINNDYIGNDLDQINNFERRQTENMFMDNMDDGQDYQMHEGLNDSIDKFYNMNFEDIWQNENKNDITKFGSKNDNTSIFQLHQSIGHANSLGSVVAPDNLPKFVDVSKIKKILFNIVKPDENEENAENENEENKKNSDSSKQIVPYEGEKTTTFKNIINKTKTKLTESEVNGTSIHMLFVCLLYTCNDQELLLEKIENDEDFYVHYGLPVEFHIKQDDTRMLKN